ttgagagagttatgcgctatttgaaaggcaccgcgagcaatgggattcactacaccgggtatccaagggtactggagggttttagtgactcaaactggatatctgatgctgatgagattaaggccacaagtggttatgtttttacacttggtggtggcgctgtttcctggaagtcttgcaagcagaccatcttaacgaggtcaactatggaagcagaactcacagcattagacactgccactgttgaagcagcatggcttcgtgaactcttgatggactacctatggttgaaaaaccaataccccctatcctgatgaactatgataatcaaactgtgatcgtcaagataaacagttcaaaggacaatatgaagtcctcaagacatgtgaagaggagactaaaatctgccagaaaattgaggaactctggagttattacgttggattatatccaaacgtcgaaaaacttgacAGATCCCTTCataaagggtctatcacgtaacgtGATAGATAACGCATCGATAGAGATGggcttgagacccaccgcatgagttgtccatagtggtaacccactctatatgatcgaagatcccgtgaagtagaagtgggagacaagctgttggtcagctcagaggagagtatccctatattaactatcccactccgtgaagatgcaatactctcctgatctgcatggcagcttgatacttatcttaatgtgtttcaactggcttattcgggtaaggagagatgttgtcctgcagaacatcttctgaggaacacacctatatgaatttgactattAACGTCGCaatctgtgagaattgggtgttctctaataaattcatgaaaaggccctggagtatgacgtatatgctccacccgcggggaagccttgcagcatcccagtatcggtcaagaatttttgtgaaactagtctcgcagaaaacttgtagttcaaggaatagtccactattcaagttgtgatctagtgtaacataaatctctaagtggaagttcaacttcacagtctccactaagtaCCGGAATATAAACAacgttttggaactaaatgatgagatgtgccaatagactttatgggggattgttggaattttgctagtaggcctttggcccaaagcccaactgaaattctaaaattctcttggcccattcatgcacacatgtgagtggagtgagtgaggctaaaatttagtcccaccccggaagttgagagagagttgcacctctttataaggtgatgTCTTGTACCACTTGTATGAGTATGAGAAGAGGAGACATAcacgtgcgctcctcctcctcgctcgccatgCCTCGTTacgacgcgacgcgacgcgggtTGCGTGATTGAgctgagccgaggacagagctatgcacgttgtctatatttttgctgcttgggaaaaattaatgagtcattaattaataattaacgggcgcgttaattactgaaccgtttccgattcttttggaccGTGACGACTCGGACATGGGGTTTACTCCCATGGCctgcccggcccgcactatatagtcagccAGACGTCTACCCTAGTCGCCGCCgtttcgtatggtttctcaccaccgttcccgatcattgcgccgccaagcaagtatTCTCCAtacctccttccggcgtgcaccgggagaagggacagcaggcctccggaacccagCCTCTCGtaatcctgtatgggagaggggcgatcagatttttggggagcgcactcgcgcgactgctggtaGCGACGACTtcacgaacgacgacttcttccccgacctcagcaacctcatcctcgacgacatgggcgacaacatcaacgccAGCGGTGCTGCTCCCAcggcaccgtatgtgattctatccttcctgttcaagatcgtggtagaattcatgtttctagtatgtgccctagatatgatatgttcatctgctatgctagttcgcatgattagtttaatctctactactgtagtcatgatttatcttctatttattcggattaaatctcgtagtaatttgctcatatttccaacaacattGAGATGTAATAAAGCTGTGTTGTTTTTCTCAACAAAAGAAAAACTTAGTGGATACTATTTCTGTTaagaaaatatattttttaaagGGAAGAAATGGTATTCCATTAGATTAAACTTCTGGTTAAATCACCAGCTACAGAGTTCATTACAACATAAAGGAATTGGCCTAACCAGATTTCATAAGTGCCATTCCCTAAACTAGTTTCATGTGCAGCTAAGGCATGCGCTGCATTATTACAAGACCTTGGACACACATAAAGATTTACATTATCAAAACCGACTCTCATTTGAAATTTTATCTTCTGGAACAGAGCTCCAAGTGGCTCTAGGTCGTAGTCCTGACTTGAGATTGCTTGTTTCAGTACCATGGAGTCCATCTCAAAGATGGCTCGGTGACACCCCATGTTGATTGTTGCATTAATCGCGTTTAAAAGTGATAGTGTTTCAGCATGTAGGGCATCAGAGATATGTTCCAGATTTCCTACACTTGGTGGAGGCGTCCTTTTTATATTATTATTAAGGGAAGGGATGAAAGCCCGATTGGAGGTAAAAAAAATCAGCTGGCCCATTGGTTTGCTCTCCGATGAAGCTAGATTCATGGAAGCTTTCCCTTTCTCTGGGTGTGGCCAAAAAATTTGCGGATTGCACCTTTTTGCCCTGTCTTGTCTAAATAAAGAAAGAAGCTTTTCCGCAAAAAAGTTAAAAATAAAGAAAGAAGCTATGCAAAATCGTCCCAAACTTGTACGCATGCACCGTGTGTTTGCACTAGCTAGGGCCAAACGTACATACATGCTTGTTGTATTCACAATGGTAAACACAAAATACATATCAATACATTTACGTATCACGTGTAGTACCACTGTGCTCTTATATTAGGATATTATCGATATAAACAACCAGTACAATAGACTAGACTATGATCTAAAACAAACCGGTTAAAAAGACCCACATAGCGGAAAAGCCGAAAGATTTGTCTGCCGGGCTTATAGTCTTAGATCTCATGTTGAACACCTCACCATTGTCGATAAAATAAATAGCATCCTCTTCAATCTCGCCACCTGTAAAACAAGACTTGCTAGAGCGTTTGCTGAGAAACAGTGCACGGCCATGTAGCCCACTCGATACAGGCACCCACGTGCTTGCACTGATGTCCGCCTCAAAAACCTCCACCTTACGAGTGAAACCCTCCTGGACACAAAGACGTTGCATCTCACGCCTCACCATAAGCAGCCTCCCTTGCGATTCGACCAGGTAGGAGAGATGGTCACCACAACAACATGGGGTCTCTCAACATCGTCTGCAAAATGCATACCATCGTTGATTATGTAGTCACATGTTCTCTTTCTCAATGCATCCTTGTCTTTCTCAAGATTGCCAATCGGGCCTGTGATGACACGCTTAATGCTGGTAACCGTGGGTATGCCCTTGCTATCAAAGGTGACGCCGAAGGAGATGAGATTCTCAACCTGTGTGATGGCATAGAGTGTGTCTCTGAGAAACGCGACGTCGATGATGATACGGGTGAAGGGTTGATGTTGTGGCTTGGGTAGCCACACATGCCCTTGCCTGGCTTTAGCAAGATGATGGGACGATTGCGGTTGTTGGTCCTTATAGCTACGAGACCATCGAGGCATGAGTGCATGACCACCTTGTGGATCCTAAATGATTCGGAAATACTGCCAATGACCATGTCGAGCTCCGGGAGCTCCACTAACGTCCTTGAGAAAGGATTAAGCATCATGTAGGTATGCCGGTTCCGATCAACATCGGTGAGGCGACGGGCAAGAAAGCCGTCGGTGGAACCAATGACACGCTCGTTTTCCGGGAGGGGGAAGATATTCTCAAAGGGACGCAACAAGAAGCCAGTCGGATGCACGACGATGGGTAGCTTAGCTTGATGGCGTAGGGCACCGAGAGCCAGGAACGGCAGACTGCTCTAAATCGAGCGTGGTGAATCGGGTCAGGGAGGCTGGCGATGAAGCCGATGATGATACGTAGAAGCTCTCGCGGGAGATCCGACCATGCCGAAACggacaccatcatcatcatcgatCTATGCTGCTCGATGGATACAGCAGTTGGTACTAGACTAGATAGATCCTACGTACGTATATTTATTTAAAATACAAGTAGCTAACACGTACGTACACGGAACGGAAAACTAGTCTCCGGATTGGCTAGAACATGCATGTTTCCTTGTAGGTCTAGCATCGGACGGGGCCTAGCGCTACTTATAAATCTCTCTTTCCTGTTGCAAAAAAACTTGTACTAGTATACGTATCCGTAGGTAGGATCATCATATCATATATATAGCAGCTGAATCGAGCAGCGTACGTAGATCAATGCTCGGATCTCCCCCCGATAACTTTCCTTCAGCTGGTAAGCTTCTCCTTCCTTCCTGGTGCAATTAAGTTACTCCATCCATAGTCTGTATATGCCCGATGTTTCATGGCTTTACGCTTTAATTTGTGATCCATGGGTACAAAAAATCTGATGCTCCGCGCACTTTTGTTCCAGAGTAGGCACCAACGGCTTGATTCATCCATGGCGTCATGGTCGGATCTCCCCGGAGAGCTTCTACGGATCATCATCGCCGCCCTCCCCGACCCGATTCACCACGCTCGCTTCCAAGCAGTCTGCCGTTCCTGGCGCTCTGTCCTGTCTCCGCGCAAGCTACCCAGGGTCCTGCTCCCAACAGGATCCATGTTGCTCCCCTTTGACAGCGCCCCCCACAGAATGTTTCCCCTCCCAGAAAACCAGCGCTTCGTTGGCTCCACCGACTGTTTTCTCACCATCGATGTCATCGATGCTCACAACAAGCATACATATGTGCTCACTAATCCTTTCTCAAGGACCATGCTAGAGCTCCCGGAGCTTGACGCTGTCATCGGCAATGTTCCCGAAACCTTTGGGATCCACAAGGTGCTCACGCACTCTGGCCTCCATGGTCTCGTCGTCATAAGGACCAACAACCGCAATCATCCCATCATCTTGCTAAACCGAGGCAAGGGTGTGTGGTTACCCAAGCCACGACATCAACCCTTCACCCGCATCATCGACGTCGCGTTCCTCAAAGACACACTCTATGCCATCACACAGGCTGAGAACCTCATCTCCTTGGGCGTCGCCTTTGATACCAAAGGCATACCCACGGTGACCAGCATTAAGCGCGTCATCACAGGCCCGATTGTCACTCTTGAGAAAGACAAAGATGCACCGGGAAAGAGATCACCCCGCGACTACATAATTAATGACGCTGTGCACTTGGCACGCGACCACGAAAGACCTCATGTTGATATCCTGACCGCCTGGTACCTGGTACAATCGCAAGGGAAGCTGCTTATGGTGAGACGCGAGATGGAATGTACTAGCTACCTTGAGGGTTTCACTCGTAAGGTGGAGGTTTTTGAAGCGGACGTCGGTGCAAGAACGTGGGTGCCCATGTCGACTGGTCTACATGGCCATGCACTCTTTCTTAGCAAACACTCTAG
The sequence above is drawn from the Triticum aestivum cultivar Chinese Spring chromosome 7A, IWGSC CS RefSeq v2.1, whole genome shotgun sequence genome and encodes:
- the LOC123152561 gene encoding uncharacterized protein, coding for MASWSDLPGELLRIIIAALPDPIHHARFQAVCRSWRSVLSPRKLPRVLLPTGSMLLPFDSAPHRMFPLPENQRFVGSTDCFLTIDVIDAHNKHTYVLTNPFSRTMLELPELDAVIGNVPETFGIHKVLTHSGLHGLVVIRTNNRNHPIILLNRGKGVWLPKPRHQPFTRIIDVAFLKDTLYAITQAENLISLGVAFDTKGIPTVTSIKRVITGPIVTLEKDKDAPGKRSPRDYIINDAVHLARDHERPHVDILTAWYLVQSQGKLLMVRREMECTSYLEGFTRKVEVFEADVGARTWVPMSTGLHGHALFLSKHSSKSIVAGDEIEEDTIYFIDNGEVFNLRSKTTSPPNKDFGFDAMWLFYPSSL